Part of the Acidimicrobiia bacterium genome, GGCTCCAACCGTCTCCCCTCCATCTCATCCTCAAGTCACTCTCCGACGACATCGACCAGGACGCGTTCGCGGTCGACACGTTCGAGTTCCTCGACATGGACGCCTACTAGTGGGTACCACGCTCCCCGACGTCACGTTCACGCTCGATCTCGAAGATCATCGGCCGTCGGATGCCGCCGAGGTGCGCTTTCCGCACATCACGCGGCGGGTACTCGACTTCCTCGACACCCGCGGCGTGCGCGGCACGTTCTTCGTGGTCGGCGAAATCGCCGAACAGCACCCCGAGCTCGTGCGTGACGTCGCGGCACGCGGCCATGAGCTCGCGCTTCACGGCTGGCGACACGTGCCGCTCACGGAGCTCGACAACGCCGAGTTCCGTTCGGGAGCCGCGCGCGGCAAGGCGCTGCTCCAGGAGCTGGGGGGCCGACCGGTCACAGGGTTCCGGGCGCCGGTCTTCTCGCTGGTGCCGGAGTCGCGCTGGGCAGTCGACGTGCTCGCCGACCTCGGCTTCACCTACTCCTCGAGCGTGCTGCCGGCGAAGAGTCCGCTGTTCGGCGACCCGACGTTGCCGGTCACACCGTTCACCTGGCCGAACGGGGTCGTCGAGCTGCCCTGCCCGGTCGCGCGCATCGGGCCGATCGGCCTCCCCTACCTCGGTGGTGTCTATTTGCGCGCCATCCCGACGATGGCCTCGCGCGCGGTGGCCGCCACCTTCGGGCGCGGCCACGCGCTCTGGGTGTACTGCCATCCGTACGACTTCGACCCCGCAGAGCCGTACTGGGTGGTGCCCGAGGCCGGGCGATTCGGGAGCCGGCTGCTCTGGTACAACCGCAAGCGCATGTTCGCGAAGGTCGACGCGGTGCTGCGCGGGCGCGCCGCGCTCCCCTTCGGCGAACGCATCGCGACCCTCGACGCACTCCCCATGGCGGGACGCAGATGAACGACTACTCGCAGCTCGACATGCTCCACCGCCTCCCGCCGGCAACGCTCGTCGACCGGTTCGAGTACCTGCGCGAGCTCACAGCCCGCCGGCGGGTCGTGCACGTGGGATTCGCCGACGCGGGCTTCCAGATCCTCAACGAGGAATCGGGCGCATGGCTGCACGCGCACCTTGCAGCGACGGCACGCGAGCTCGTCGGCCTCGACGTCGACGATGCCGGCGTCGCTCGCGCGGTCGCGGAGGGATACGACGCCCGCGTCGTCGACTGCTGCGACGTCGACGCGGTGCGCGGGCTGGCGCTCGAGCCTGCCGAGGTCGTCGTGGCAGGTGAGGTGATCGAGCACCTCGACGACATCGGTTCGTTCCTCGACGCCCTGCACATGCTCGTTGCCGCTGACGGGATCATCGCGATCACCACGCCGAACGCGGCCGGTCTCGTGAACACGTTCGCGTCGCTCGCGAACTA contains:
- a CDS encoding polysaccharide deacetylase family protein translates to MGTTLPDVTFTLDLEDHRPSDAAEVRFPHITRRVLDFLDTRGVRGTFFVVGEIAEQHPELVRDVAARGHELALHGWRHVPLTELDNAEFRSGAARGKALLQELGGRPVTGFRAPVFSLVPESRWAVDVLADLGFTYSSSVLPAKSPLFGDPTLPVTPFTWPNGVVELPCPVARIGPIGLPYLGGVYLRAIPTMASRAVAATFGRGHALWVYCHPYDFDPAEPYWVVPEAGRFGSRLLWYNRKRMFAKVDAVLRGRAALPFGERIATLDALPMAGRR
- a CDS encoding methyltransferase domain-containing protein, giving the protein MNDYSQLDMLHRLPPATLVDRFEYLRELTARRRVVHVGFADAGFQILNEESGAWLHAHLAATARELVGLDVDDAGVARAVAEGYDARVVDCCDVDAVRGLALEPAEVVVAGEVIEHLDDIGSFLDALHMLVAADGIIAITTPNAAGLVNTFASLANYEVNHPDHVTMFTCHTLDAMLRRHRWDPVEHRVFVQQVKTRAGGSARSAALTTAARALLGLERLLARAGRPYTADGLIVLARPAS